A region of Flocculibacter collagenilyticus DNA encodes the following proteins:
- a CDS encoding cyanophycinase — MSKNLIKITLASVFLSLFSAQLSAMSVGDYFKEQQKKKKSAKAKKEKVVEIPQYSLMMIGGGLKACSSMSPRNCTRTDDDIFDKAKTTQLFAMSESKVKRINDTEFWSPSRSDIQQQTHRVLDYLLARLGTETLTRKEFEKSWKESELEIDGVWVSGKDAFYALSKRELAYVLDNLEVEVKVGDKKKERAQERVSIEHSKDSISTAIYREFVDLASKVAGGKKPKVLVVTAGERDSFAAADLYVNTFASAGAETLWLPIDPAYQVAKNSETCEKLATYRANIQGAWNRDAVYPYWSEKQTQFCKKPRLTIAEIKSADAIFIGGDDQTLIFKAFKSSQGYDTEELKLIKELVEKGSLIVGASNAGTAALSGGQFMASTTPMITSGRSLNALLNGSHNTTAPKLGCAKEGSCQSGLDENDLTYQSKGGLGLFRWGILDTHFSEKGRQARLIKLSADTDTRFGFGIDEKTALLVGWERKDKKQVNFSVVGQGGVYVIDNETTENKFKGDVSKLNNVSTHYITTGDTMLYRQGELKVTFAPWKYSVNNHQTPLLVSGTIFSGQNYKKISQLMCMTQAKSAQGRQQRNERGFQLDIKKSRSTLTRMGVTTHMGVEMKLCSYRNFQVDISPLL, encoded by the coding sequence ATGTCTAAAAATTTAATAAAAATAACATTAGCTTCAGTTTTCCTTTCATTATTTTCAGCTCAATTATCAGCAATGAGTGTTGGCGATTATTTTAAAGAGCAACAGAAAAAGAAAAAGTCTGCAAAAGCCAAAAAAGAAAAAGTGGTTGAAATTCCACAATACTCTCTCATGATGATTGGCGGTGGATTAAAAGCTTGTTCGTCAATGTCTCCAAGAAATTGTACACGCACTGATGACGACATTTTTGACAAGGCCAAAACTACGCAGTTATTTGCTATGAGCGAAAGTAAAGTTAAGCGTATTAACGATACTGAATTTTGGTCTCCGTCTCGTTCTGATATTCAGCAACAAACACACCGAGTGTTAGATTATTTACTGGCGCGTTTAGGCACAGAAACACTCACAAGAAAAGAGTTTGAAAAGTCCTGGAAAGAGTCTGAACTTGAAATTGATGGCGTATGGGTGTCAGGTAAAGATGCATTCTACGCTTTATCAAAACGAGAGCTAGCTTACGTGTTAGATAACTTAGAAGTAGAAGTTAAAGTTGGCGATAAAAAGAAAGAACGCGCACAAGAAAGAGTGAGTATTGAACATAGTAAAGATTCAATCAGCACAGCTATTTATCGAGAATTTGTTGATCTTGCAAGTAAGGTGGCTGGCGGCAAAAAACCTAAAGTACTCGTTGTAACCGCGGGTGAGCGAGATAGCTTCGCAGCTGCAGATTTATACGTGAATACCTTTGCATCAGCTGGAGCAGAAACGCTTTGGTTGCCTATTGATCCAGCATACCAAGTGGCTAAAAATAGTGAAACATGTGAAAAATTAGCAACTTATCGAGCTAATATCCAAGGCGCATGGAACCGTGATGCAGTTTATCCTTACTGGTCTGAAAAGCAGACTCAATTTTGTAAAAAACCTCGCTTAACCATTGCAGAAATTAAAAGTGCAGACGCTATTTTTATTGGTGGTGATGATCAAACCTTAATCTTTAAAGCATTTAAATCGAGTCAAGGCTATGACACTGAAGAGCTTAAACTGATAAAAGAACTGGTAGAAAAAGGAAGCTTAATTGTTGGTGCATCCAATGCCGGTACAGCTGCACTAAGTGGAGGTCAGTTTATGGCTTCAACAACACCGATGATCACAAGTGGTCGTAGTTTAAATGCGTTACTTAATGGCAGCCACAATACTACGGCTCCTAAACTTGGCTGCGCTAAAGAAGGTAGCTGCCAATCTGGACTAGATGAAAATGATTTAACGTACCAAAGTAAAGGCGGATTAGGATTGTTCCGCTGGGGGATTTTGGATACACACTTTTCGGAAAAAGGCAGGCAAGCGCGTTTAATTAAACTAAGTGCAGATACTGACACACGATTCGGCTTTGGTATTGATGAGAAAACAGCTTTATTAGTTGGTTGGGAAAGAAAAGATAAGAAACAAGTGAACTTTAGTGTTGTGGGTCAAGGCGGTGTCTATGTTATTGATAATGAAACAACAGAGAACAAGTTTAAAGGTGACGTATCTAAGTTAAATAATGTTTCGACGCATTACATCACGACAGGCGACACAATGTTGTATCGTCAGGGGGAGTTAAAAGTGACGTTTGCTCCTTGGAAATACAGCGTTAACAATCATCAAACACCTTTATTAGTCAGCGGCACTATTTTTAGTGGCCAAAATTACAAGAAAATATCTCAATTAATGTGTATGACGCAGGCTAAAAGTGCCCAAGGTCGACAGCAACGTAACGAACGTGGATTCCAGTTAGATATTAAGAAGTCACGTTCTACGCTAACTCGTATGGGAGTTACTACTCACATGGGTGTTGAAATGAAACTATGTTCTTACCGTAATTTCCAGGTAGATATTAGTCCTTTGCTATAA
- the gltB gene encoding glutamate synthase large subunit: MRLHNNDKVKDNCGFGLITHIEGEASHKIIRTAISSLDRMQHRGGISADGKTGDGCGLLMQKPDSFFRTIAEENNWRLGKKYGVGTIFLSQDEDKANAAKQIIEQELNQETLSIVGWRTVPVNIEVLGPIAKKQLPQIVQIFVNAQPGWRKKDLERRLYMARRRIEKRIKEDQDFYISCLSCLVTVYKGLVMPADLPHFYQDLADIRLQSAICIFHQRFSTNTTPQWRLAQPFRFLAHNGEINTINGNRQWAKAREYKFNSPLIPDLQQAAPFVASSGSDSSSLDNMLEVFLAGGMDLFRAMRLLVPPAWQNNANMDDELRAFYEFNSMHMEPWDGPAGIVMTNGRHVACNLDRNGLRPARYVITSDGLMTLASEVGIWDYAPDEVVEKGRVGPGEMLAIDTYTGKIYHSDEIDEDLKTRHPYKEWLESNIQRLTPFEQVDAELLGQRLYTDEQMDCYHKLFNYSYEEIDQVIRVLAKDGQEAVGSMGDDTPMAVLSRKHRTIYDYFRQQFAQVTNPPIDPLREAHVMSLETCIGREQNVFNETSGYAHRVMFESPILMYTDLKQLREFDKEHYRTDTIKIDYDATEQLQQAIHRICDHVVDTIKSNNSVIVILSDRDLAKGRLAIPAAMALGAVQQRLIDAQLRCDSNIIVETASARDPHHFAVLLGLGATAVYPFLAYETIEQLCERGSIALPVREAVSNFRKGINKGLLKIMSKMGISTIASYRGAQLFEAVGISQTVINLCFKGMISRIEGACFNDFHQENIQLEKLAWLKRKTMNYGGLLKYTATGEYHTYNPDVVTLLQKAVYSGKYADYQVYAEQVNQRPVAHLRDLLALTPREKPININEVEPAQSLFARFDTAAMSVGALSPEAHQALAVAMNRIGGSSNSGEGGEDPKRFGTERNSRIKQIASGRFGVTPHYLINADVIQIKVAQGAKPGEGGQLPGDKVTAEIAQLRYSVPGVTLISPPPHHDIYSIEDLAQLIFDLKQINPTALVSVKLVSEPGVGTIATGVAKAYADLITISGYDGGTGASPLTSVKYAGSPWELGVAETHQALVENNLRHKVRLQVDGGLKTGLDIIKAAILGAESFGFGTGPMVALGCKYLRICHLNNCATGVATQDEQLRQHHFSGLPERVINYFEFIAAETRTLMAELGVTQLIDLIGRTDLLTIKAGVTEKQNNLALGNILDSSGISSNQPLSCQTKNMPFDSGELNRKLINECTKAVKKRTGGNFYYEIKNTDRSVGAALSGLIASKHGNQGMAVKPITLNFTGTAGQSFGVWNAGGLNLHLIGDANDYVGKGMAGGAIIMHPPKGVKYLAHQTTIMGNTCLYGATGGKLFAAGLAGERFAVRNSGATAVVEGIGDNGCEYMTGGIVVVLGRVGVNFGAGMTGGFAYVMNEQNDLHLNLNHQLVESIELTTPIMQEHLRGLINQHVEQTDSDRAHEILANFSSYLSQFRLIKPKTTALNSLFGHRSRSTAELRVEVN, from the coding sequence ATGCGCCTTCATAATAATGATAAAGTTAAAGACAACTGTGGATTTGGGTTAATCACCCATATTGAAGGTGAAGCCAGCCATAAAATAATACGCACCGCAATTAGCTCACTAGACCGCATGCAACATCGTGGTGGTATATCCGCAGACGGAAAAACAGGTGATGGTTGTGGTTTGCTCATGCAAAAGCCCGACTCTTTCTTTCGTACTATCGCTGAAGAGAACAATTGGCGATTAGGTAAAAAGTACGGCGTTGGTACCATCTTTCTTTCTCAAGATGAAGATAAAGCCAATGCCGCCAAACAAATTATCGAACAAGAGCTTAATCAAGAAACCTTATCTATTGTTGGGTGGCGAACGGTTCCCGTAAACATAGAAGTTTTAGGACCAATAGCGAAAAAACAACTGCCTCAAATTGTTCAAATATTTGTCAATGCCCAACCGGGGTGGCGCAAAAAAGATTTGGAGCGTCGTCTTTATATGGCTCGACGACGAATTGAAAAGCGAATTAAAGAGGACCAAGACTTCTACATTAGCTGCTTATCTTGCCTAGTCACTGTTTATAAAGGGCTGGTGATGCCAGCTGACTTACCGCACTTTTATCAAGACCTTGCTGATATTCGACTACAATCAGCTATTTGCATCTTCCATCAGCGCTTCTCAACAAATACCACGCCACAATGGCGGTTAGCCCAGCCCTTTCGTTTCTTGGCTCACAATGGTGAAATAAATACTATTAACGGTAATCGCCAGTGGGCAAAAGCACGAGAATATAAATTCAACTCTCCCTTAATTCCAGATTTACAACAAGCAGCGCCGTTTGTTGCCAGCTCAGGTTCAGATTCCTCTTCTTTAGATAATATGCTTGAAGTGTTCTTAGCCGGAGGAATGGACTTATTCCGTGCTATGCGTTTATTAGTACCACCAGCTTGGCAAAATAACGCCAATATGGATGATGAACTGCGAGCGTTTTATGAATTTAATTCAATGCATATGGAGCCATGGGACGGCCCAGCAGGCATTGTGATGACAAATGGCCGTCACGTTGCTTGTAACCTTGACCGTAATGGCTTACGTCCAGCTCGGTATGTTATTACGTCCGATGGCTTAATGACTCTCGCGTCTGAGGTCGGTATTTGGGACTATGCGCCTGACGAAGTGGTAGAAAAAGGCCGTGTGGGGCCTGGTGAAATGCTCGCAATAGATACTTACACAGGTAAAATTTATCACTCTGACGAAATTGACGAAGATTTAAAAACACGTCACCCATATAAAGAGTGGTTAGAAAGTAATATTCAGCGTTTAACTCCGTTCGAACAGGTTGACGCTGAGTTGCTCGGTCAGCGTTTATATACTGATGAACAAATGGACTGCTATCACAAGCTATTTAATTATAGTTACGAAGAAATCGACCAAGTGATTCGTGTTTTAGCAAAAGATGGCCAAGAAGCGGTAGGTTCGATGGGAGACGATACGCCCATGGCTGTTTTATCTAGAAAACACCGCACAATCTACGACTATTTCCGCCAACAGTTTGCTCAAGTCACCAATCCGCCTATCGATCCGCTGCGCGAAGCGCATGTCATGTCACTTGAAACGTGTATTGGCCGAGAACAGAACGTATTTAACGAAACTTCAGGCTATGCACATCGTGTGATGTTTGAATCCCCCATACTGATGTACACCGATTTAAAACAGCTAAGAGAGTTCGATAAAGAACATTATCGCACCGACACCATCAAGATAGATTACGATGCAACGGAACAGTTACAACAAGCTATTCATCGCATTTGCGATCACGTTGTAGACACCATAAAAAGTAACAACAGTGTTATAGTCATTCTTTCTGATCGAGATTTAGCGAAAGGCCGATTAGCAATTCCTGCGGCAATGGCATTAGGCGCTGTTCAGCAACGACTAATTGATGCCCAATTACGCTGTGACTCCAATATTATCGTAGAAACAGCAAGCGCTCGTGATCCACATCACTTTGCCGTTTTATTGGGACTAGGTGCTACCGCCGTTTATCCTTTTTTAGCATACGAAACCATTGAACAATTGTGTGAACGAGGCAGTATTGCCTTACCAGTAAGAGAGGCGGTATCTAATTTTAGAAAAGGGATTAACAAAGGCCTGCTGAAAATCATGTCTAAAATGGGCATTTCCACTATTGCTAGTTACCGTGGTGCACAACTATTTGAGGCAGTGGGGATCAGCCAAACTGTCATAAATCTATGCTTCAAGGGTATGATTAGCCGCATTGAAGGCGCATGCTTTAACGACTTCCACCAAGAAAATATTCAACTAGAAAAGTTAGCATGGCTAAAACGTAAAACGATGAATTACGGTGGCCTACTAAAATATACTGCCACAGGTGAATACCACACCTACAACCCTGATGTCGTAACCTTGCTACAAAAGGCGGTATATTCAGGTAAATATGCTGATTATCAAGTATACGCAGAACAAGTGAACCAGCGTCCAGTTGCACATTTGCGCGACTTATTAGCATTAACACCGCGCGAAAAACCTATCAATATTAACGAAGTTGAGCCTGCCCAATCATTATTTGCTCGCTTTGATACCGCAGCAATGTCAGTGGGTGCACTAAGTCCTGAAGCTCATCAAGCGTTAGCCGTTGCGATGAATCGGATTGGCGGCTCATCTAATTCAGGCGAAGGCGGAGAAGATCCTAAGCGATTTGGCACAGAGCGAAATTCAAGAATTAAACAAATTGCATCTGGCCGATTTGGCGTTACACCACATTACTTAATCAATGCAGATGTCATCCAAATAAAAGTTGCGCAGGGTGCCAAGCCAGGCGAAGGCGGCCAACTTCCGGGTGATAAAGTCACCGCAGAAATTGCTCAGTTACGATACTCTGTTCCTGGCGTCACGCTTATTTCTCCCCCACCTCATCACGATATTTATTCGATTGAAGATTTAGCCCAACTTATTTTCGACTTGAAGCAAATAAACCCTACGGCATTAGTGTCGGTGAAACTCGTTTCCGAACCCGGCGTTGGCACCATCGCAACTGGCGTAGCAAAAGCCTACGCAGATTTGATCACAATATCTGGTTATGACGGCGGTACAGGTGCTAGCCCACTGACTTCAGTAAAATATGCTGGCAGTCCGTGGGAGCTTGGTGTAGCTGAAACTCATCAAGCGTTAGTTGAAAATAACTTAAGACATAAAGTACGGCTGCAAGTTGATGGTGGACTAAAAACAGGATTAGACATTATTAAAGCCGCCATCTTAGGAGCGGAAAGCTTTGGCTTTGGCACGGGGCCTATGGTTGCGCTTGGCTGTAAATACCTACGTATATGCCACCTCAATAATTGTGCAACAGGCGTTGCAACACAAGACGAGCAATTACGCCAACACCACTTTTCAGGTTTACCCGAGCGTGTCATTAACTATTTTGAATTTATTGCCGCTGAAACGCGTACCTTAATGGCCGAACTCGGAGTCACGCAATTAATTGATTTAATTGGCCGTACAGACTTGTTAACTATTAAAGCAGGTGTCACTGAAAAACAAAACAATTTGGCACTCGGCAACATTTTGGACTCAAGCGGTATTTCATCTAACCAACCACTTAGTTGCCAAACTAAAAATATGCCATTTGATTCAGGAGAGTTAAATCGCAAGCTTATTAACGAATGCACTAAGGCAGTCAAAAAGCGTACTGGCGGAAATTTTTATTATGAAATAAAAAATACCGATCGCTCAGTTGGTGCTGCTTTATCTGGCCTGATTGCCAGTAAACATGGTAATCAGGGTATGGCGGTAAAACCAATTACACTTAACTTTACTGGCACCGCCGGACAAAGCTTTGGGGTATGGAATGCGGGCGGGCTTAATTTACATTTAATTGGTGATGCTAATGATTATGTAGGGAAAGGCATGGCAGGTGGCGCGATTATAATGCACCCACCTAAAGGCGTTAAATACTTAGCGCATCAAACTACTATAATGGGCAACACCTGCCTTTACGGTGCAACCGGAGGTAAGTTATTTGCTGCCGGTTTGGCTGGAGAGCGTTTTGCCGTGCGTAATTCTGGCGCAACAGCGGTTGTTGAAGGAATAGGCGACAATGGGTGTGAATATATGACAGGCGGCATTGTTGTGGTGCTAGGCAGAGTCGGTGTTAATTTTGGTGCAGGTATGACAGGCGGCTTTGCCTACGTTATGAATGAACAAAATGATCTGCATCTCAATCTAAATCATCAGTTGGTTGAAAGCATTGAGCTAACAACCCCCATTATGCAAGAGCATTTACGAGGTTTAATAAATCAACACGTTGAACAAACAGACAGCGATCGCGCCCATGAAATCTTAGCCAACTTTTCCTCTTATTTAAGTCAATTTAGATTAATTAAACCGAAAACTACTGCTTTAAATAGCTTATTTGGCCACCGAAGCCGCTCTACTGCTGAGCTGCGTGTTGAGGTTAATTAG
- a CDS encoding FAD-dependent oxidoreductase, with translation MSQNIYQFVDVKRIEPPKKPINQRKIEFVEIYQPLTDSQAQGQADRCLDCGNPYCGWKCPVHNYIPQWLSLANEGKIIEAAELSHQTNSLPEVCGRVCPQDRLCEGACTLNDDFEAVTIGNIEKYITDKAIEMGWRPDLSHVIDSGKKVAVIGAGPAGLACADVLKRNGVHPVVFDRHPEIGGLLTFGIPSFKLDKSVIQTRRKIFEEMGIEFQLSTEIGTDIKFEDLLEQYDAVFLALGTYQSISANLPNQTAKGVYDALPYLIANTRHTMQLAENEHPYVNLKNKSVVVLGGGDTAMDCVRTAIRQQAKSVTCAYRRDQINMPGSKREVQNAQEEGVKFNWNVQPIGIEVDANQNVTAVKMVKTQLGVPDENGRRRPEIIPDSEHLIKADAVITAFGFLPHQLDWLDNFGINRTEWGTIDIKEDNELAMQTSNPKVFAGGDMVRGSDLVVTAIAEGRSAAEGILDYLAV, from the coding sequence ATGAGCCAAAATATCTATCAATTTGTTGACGTAAAGCGCATTGAGCCACCTAAAAAACCGATTAATCAGCGTAAAATTGAGTTCGTTGAAATTTATCAACCGCTGACCGACTCACAAGCACAAGGGCAGGCAGACCGCTGTTTAGATTGTGGCAATCCTTATTGTGGTTGGAAATGTCCTGTGCATAATTACATCCCACAATGGCTGTCACTTGCTAACGAAGGAAAAATAATAGAAGCCGCAGAGCTATCACATCAAACCAATAGTTTGCCCGAAGTATGTGGCCGAGTATGCCCGCAAGACCGCTTATGTGAAGGTGCATGCACCTTGAATGATGATTTTGAAGCCGTCACCATAGGTAACATAGAAAAATACATAACCGATAAAGCCATTGAAATGGGGTGGCGGCCAGACCTTAGTCATGTGATAGATTCTGGTAAAAAAGTAGCGGTCATTGGTGCAGGCCCTGCTGGGCTTGCATGTGCTGACGTACTTAAACGAAATGGTGTACACCCTGTTGTGTTTGATCGTCACCCAGAGATTGGAGGCCTACTTACCTTTGGCATCCCTTCATTTAAATTAGATAAGTCGGTAATCCAAACACGCCGTAAAATTTTTGAAGAAATGGGCATTGAGTTTCAACTTTCTACCGAAATTGGCACTGATATTAAATTTGAGGACTTGCTCGAACAATACGACGCTGTATTCTTAGCTCTAGGAACGTATCAGTCAATTAGTGCCAATTTACCCAACCAAACCGCCAAAGGCGTATACGATGCACTGCCATATTTAATCGCCAATACTCGTCATACCATGCAGCTAGCTGAAAACGAACATCCGTACGTAAATTTAAAAAATAAAAGCGTAGTGGTGTTAGGCGGCGGTGATACTGCGATGGATTGCGTAAGAACAGCCATTAGACAACAAGCAAAATCGGTAACTTGTGCTTACCGCCGCGACCAAATAAATATGCCCGGCTCAAAACGTGAAGTACAAAACGCGCAAGAAGAAGGGGTTAAGTTTAATTGGAATGTACAACCTATTGGTATTGAAGTAGATGCTAATCAAAACGTAACCGCAGTTAAAATGGTCAAAACTCAATTAGGTGTACCCGATGAGAATGGTCGCCGTCGGCCGGAAATCATTCCTGATTCTGAACACTTAATAAAAGCTGACGCGGTGATTACTGCATTTGGCTTCCTACCTCACCAGCTAGATTGGTTGGATAACTTTGGCATTAATCGCACCGAGTGGGGAACAATCGACATTAAGGAAGATAATGAATTAGCAATGCAAACATCTAACCCAAAAGTATTTGCTGGCGGCGACATGGTGCGCGGTTCAGATCTCGTGGTCACAGCTATTGCTGAAGGTCGCAGTGCCGCCGAGGGCATATTAGATTATTTGGCAGTATAG